The genomic segment TTCCTGCACCGTGGTAGAGTGAAGGACTCAAGAGCTGGGGGCTCAGGGACAGACCCACTCATGTTTAATAACTTATAAGAGCTGTGGAAATGGGCATGGCCGGAGGACAGAGCACAGGAATTTGGGGAGCTGTTCTGGGAGACAGTAGCCCTACCACCCTGGAATTGGACTGGGACTCACGGGTTGCCCTCCTGCTCAACCGACCAGATGGCGTCTCTGTTTGTCTTCTGAACTCTCCTGGCCAAGGCCCTGTATTGAGGTGAGGGACCTTCCTTTCTGTTCCTGCAGTTGGGAATGCAACGAATACACGGGCATCTTTTCACTTCCCTCCTCCTCTATACccacaggctgggggtgggggggggggggagaagcgCCTTCTCACACCCAAGACTCCTCCTCAGGTGAGGCGGGGGCTTGATCAAGCTGCTGAGGCCCCTGGCCCTCCAAAGGCGGGGAGCTGCTCTCCAGGGGTGCAGctggccccttcctctcctctccctcctccttctcccctgccGAGGCTCCAGCCCCCAGGGCTGCCTTCCCTCCATTGCTGCCCAGCACTGCTCTCACCAGCCTGCCCCTGGGGGGTGCCTTGGCTGGACCCAGGTGGAGGCAGGTCAACGGCTTGGGAATTCGTGAAGGCTGCTTCTCGGGCCTGTGGTCTCTCCGGGGCCGAATCCTGTGCCTGAGCTTCAGCTTGTAGATGGATGGGACTCTCCGGGGCTTCCGGAGTGTTCTCTTGCCCTTGCCTGGACATGCCTTGGCTTTATCAGAACTGGGGGCGGAGGGCGAAGGTGTGGAGGACTCTGGGGTGGCAGACACAGCAGGGGCTGAGCAGTCCTGCCCCCTTTGAGCCGGGACCTTCGTTGTCCCGGCACCCTTGGCACTTGGGCTTGCTTTCGTCCTCAGCCCACTCTCTTCGGCTCCCAGTTTCCGTTTTGGGCTTCCTGGGCCTGCACTTACAGCCGGCTTAGGGCAGCCTGTAGGGGCTGCCTTCCAGGCTCCCAGGTCCACCTTAAGGAGGGGTGGGGGGCCCTGAGCCAGTTCTTGGATGACTTTGTCATAAGGACCCCCAGGCTCAGGCCACCGCCCACCCAGGCTGGGCACGTAGACTCCACTGCGAGGAACGACTCCAGACGCTGCGCCCTGGGGGCAGACAGCGGCCACCTCTAGCAGCTTCATGCTGGCCAAAAGCTGCTCCCCAAGGCTGTGGTGGATGGCTTGCTCCTTGATCCCACCCGAGGGCAGGGGAGTGCACCTCCCCTCCTGGTGCTGTgggcccaggccccagggctCTCCGGCCTCTGCTGTCACCTGGACATCCAGCTTCTGGTCCTCTTGCCTCTCTTCCACAGAGCAGTCCCCAGGTCTGGACCCAGACAGGTCCCCAGTGACGGCCCTTAATGGAATGGGCCCTCTCCCCAGTTCTGTCCTGGGACCTCCACTTGCAGTCCCTGGAAAGCTTCTTCCCAGAGTCGGGGGGCAAGCTGGGGGCAACCGGACCAGGATCTTGGTGGGTCCTTTAACAGGGGATGGAGAATGGACAGATGCTGTCTCCCTAAGCTGGGAGGAGGCACCCTCGGCCTCATCCCCGGGGGGTGGCCTGGGGCCCACAGGCTTGGCTGGGCTGGAGGAACAAGGCAGGGGAGATGCTCCTCCTACTGGTGTCCCTGTGGTAGTGGCCTCAGGGGCTTGGAGTCCCTGGGGGATGGGGGTCCTGGCACGAGTTCCCCAGCTGTCTGTCTCCTCATGAACCCAAGATGTGGGAGTCCTTCTCCTGGGGAGTTCAGGGGGGTATCtgtcctccctcttccctgaggAGGTGCACTGTGTGCCTTGGCCCCTGGGAGTAGGTGAGGACTGGGGGCTCGGGGGGCTGTCCCCATCTGGCAGCTGCCTCCAACACAGGGCGAGTGACTTCTCCTGGCACCTGAAAGGGAGAATCATAGGTTATCGGCAGGGCTATCTGATCCAGTCCCCTGGCTCCCAGTCCCCTGGCTCTGCGAAGGGATGGCCTTTCCCCAGCCAGAACTCCCAGGGGGTCAGACTTCATGTTGAAGGAAGCAGATGCTCTCTCTCCCCCGTGCCTGCCAGAGACTCTTCCTTACAGCAGATACTGCTTAAGTGTGTCCTCCCCCATTCCTTGTGTAGCAGATAGAAAGCAGCCTGGTCTGGACCCCAGGTTGCTTCAGATCCCACAGCTACAGGTCACCAGTCTTGGGTGGGgagggtcttagtttctgctctacCATGAAATGGCAGAGGGACCGTGGGTAAATCTGTTCCCTTTATGGGCCTCagcctcctcatctgtgaaatgggagggtGTATGAAGTTAACTAGATGATCCTAAAGGTACTGGGTGTTTTTTGGTTCTGAACACCTGAGGTCTTGCTGGGATAGGGGCACTGCTGGGAGACCTGCTCCCCTTATCTTGGGGTGGGGTGGCCTCTGAGAATGTAGACTCCAAAGCAGGAAGAGGCCCTGCCCTGTCCCTCCCCAGTACCTCGGGAATGGTGCTGTCTCTCTGAGGATCCCTGCTCCTGCTCTCCGTTCACGGTGGGGTGTAGGGGAGGAGGCGGCAGGGGGCCTCTGCTTTCGACCCGAAGAGGTATATGTCGTCCAGTCCACGGAGGGCAGGGGGCTCTGGGAGCGGCTGATGGTCATCGTAGGCTGGGGCTGTGAGGGCCCATCGTCCACCCTCACTTCATGCTGCACCAGTGGGACAGGGGGCTTCAGGAAGCTGCCCGTCTTGTGTGCTACCAACACAGCCCCCCAGAgacaggagaggaggaaagggttAAACTCCTGCTGATGGGGTCCACCGTTCCCTCCCCCAGCTGTCCCACACCCTGAATCCCGCATTAGAGACAGTGGGACCTACTGTGACAGTGACAGCACCAGAATTTCCTCAAGGGAGGGGTTAGGGGATGAAATCTGGTCAGAGGGCCTGGCTGGGGGACTTGTTTAAAGCTGCAAGTCCACGTCTTTAGCTTAGATTGCATGCTTATTTGGGGTGGCTTGAGGTGCTGATGGACGTTACGGGAAGACTAAAGACCTTCCAAATCATGCTTGGCGCCTCCATCAGAGCCAGACCTAAGCCCTGCCCACATGCCCTCATGACCAAATGCTGATTCTCTGTGTATTTGGCGCCACCTTGTGGCTCAAGTTGGTACTGCACCGTGGCTGGCCCGCTTTCCGCCTAGAACTGAGAGGCCACCCACACCTGTACCTTCTACAGtatcttccttcctccatcccctgcACACCTCTTGCCCCTGGAGATCAGGCCTACCTCCCGCGTCTGCTTCCGGCCTCCCGACCCGGAGTCATAGGGAAGGGACTCTCAGGGGACTTACAGAGGGATGTGCACCGGCAGGGGTCATGTTTGTCCAGATAGTGACCGAGTGTGTCCCAGCCGCCCCCCACACGCACCATCACGTGGTTCCGGAGGatctgcagggggcaagggtgaGGTGGAGGGCAAGGTGAGGGAGTCCCCTCTCCATGGACCAGCCTGCAGGCCTTCAGCCCTTGCTCCCATCCACGTACACATGCACACGTGTAGTTGGGAGCGTGCCTATGTTGCAGCCTGAGTCCCCTGCAGGACTGGCATCAGAGAGCACATGTTGTCAAGGGTGGAGGCCAAGCTGACATACAGCAAGTTGCCCCTCGGCGAGACAAGGGATCTCCCAAGCACTGTGTAGTCTACCTCCCgactccctcctctcccttcgcTGGGAAGCGGTTGACGCCTGCGCACGTTTGTATCAGAAACGGGGGGCGCTGGCTTTGCCCTCGTGGTGTGTGTGTTAAAGGACCCGCAGGAGTCCTGGCCCGACTCCACTCCAGGTCACGTAGCCTCTCCAGGCGTCCACTTCCTTAGTGGAAACGGGGCGCCACAATCCATCCCCACCTGCTTCACAGAGCTCTTGGCTCAGGCTCTGGGTGAGGGCCCAGGGAGCTGGCTCTGCCTCCAGGTGTGGCCCGACCCAAGGAGAAGAAGGCTTAGCTGTGCCCCTGAGCCGCTGGCCACACCCCCAGGTGCAGACTGTTTCTGGCCAGGTGGCCAGGCATGGGGCgcggtggagggggtggggagtggggagtagCGGGAGGCACAGTTCAGACTTGTACTGCCGC from the Delphinus delphis chromosome 19, mDelDel1.2, whole genome shotgun sequence genome contains:
- the GAS2L2 gene encoding GAS2-like protein 2, yielding MAQPGVGRRRPGTPRPPVSSIRPFKSSEQYLEAMKEDLAEWLRDLYGLDIDAANFLQALETGLALCQHANAVTEAALAFLAEAPARAQSMPLPRAGVSCNAAAQPGTFQARDNISNFIQWCRKEMGIQEVLMFETDDLVLRKNVKNVVLCLLELGRRARRFGVAAPSLVRLEEDIDQELRLELALPPPPPEPPTRPPCHFRNLDQLVQSLVSRCTCPVQFSMVKVSEGKYRVGDSNTLIFIRILRNHVMVRVGGGWDTLGHYLDKHDPCRCTSLSHKTGSFLKPPVPLVQHEVRVDDGPSQPQPTMTISRSQSPLPSVDWTTYTSSGRKQRPPAASSPTPHRERRAGAGILRETAPFPRCQEKSLALCWRQLPDGDSPPSPQSSPTPRGQGTQCTSSGKREDRYPPELPRRRTPTSWVHEETDSWGTRARTPIPQGLQAPEATTTGTPVGGASPLPCSSSPAKPVGPRPPPGDEAEGASSQLRETASVHSPSPVKGPTKILVRLPPACPPTLGRSFPGTASGGPRTELGRGPIPLRAVTGDLSGSRPGDCSVEERQEDQKLDVQVTAEAGEPWGLGPQHQEGRCTPLPSGGIKEQAIHHSLGEQLLASMKLLEVAAVCPQGAASGVVPRSGVYVPSLGGRWPEPGGPYDKVIQELAQGPPPLLKVDLGAWKAAPTGCPKPAVSAGPGSPKRKLGAEESGLRTKASPSAKGAGTTKVPAQRGQDCSAPAVSATPESSTPSPSAPSSDKAKACPGKGKRTLRKPRRVPSIYKLKLRHRIRPRRDHRPEKQPSRIPKPLTCLHLGPAKAPPRGRLVRAVLGSNGGKAALGAGASAGEKEEGEERKGPAAPLESSSPPLEGQGPQQLDQAPASPEEESWV